A section of the Euwallacea fornicatus isolate EFF26 chromosome 24, ASM4011564v1, whole genome shotgun sequence genome encodes:
- the LOC136346740 gene encoding probable phospholipid-transporting ATPase IIB isoform X1, which translates to MEYPLQDFDIEEETDFLLGNTSHGNYDMDVHTAKNNRNPVRKRTLGSVLCSCWCNLFRRCCGPKELKSRTINLGKVTTGQFPANAIRNQKYNIITFLPMVLFQQFKFFLNLYFLIMATSQFVPDIRIGYLYTYWGPLCFVLFITICREAIDDLRRHKRDQEVNNQKCKRLLKDRNKPFEIVAAHKLKVGDVIIVDKDERVPADLVLLRTSESSGTVFVRTDQLDGETDWKLRLAVPATQKLASDHQLYEIDATIYVEKPQRDIHSFIGTFRRSDSLNNDEGLDLENTLWTNCVIASGQATGVVIYTGPETRSVMNNSQPRSKVGLLDIEVNTITKLLFVAVMGLAFLMIVLKGFNGPWYRYLFRFVLLFSYIIPISLRVNLDMGKSYYSWSIGKDPHMRGTAVRCTTIPEELGRISYLLSDKTGTLTQNSMVLKRLHLGSGCYAGDSFEEVSSVLRTAYLNNGESPLNTGAPTKFRRSETTRVKDAVQALALCHNVTPTYESDNNDSGSITSEIEADQHLQATIKEVTYQASSPDEVALVHWTQEVGLTLFRRDKDSMQLKAPDGRLMNYAILQIFPFTSETKRMGIIIKDLTTGEIMFYLKGADVVMAAIVQYTDWLDEEVGNMARDGLRTLVVAKKVLTEEQYFDFEKRYNAARLSTVDRVSRVAQVVESLEREMELLCITGVEDKLQDNVRTTLEVLRNAGIKIWMLTGDKLETATCIAKSSRLVSRTQSLHVFKKVVTRTDAHLELNAFRKKQDCALVISGESLEVCLSYYQQEFMELATASPAVVCCRCSPTQKAQVVQLIQQHTGKRTAAVGDGGNDVSMIQQADAGIGIEGREGKQASLAGDFSIPQFSHLARLLLVHGRRSYKRSASLSQFVIHRGLIISTMQAVFSSVFYLSSVALYQGFLMVGYATVYTMFPVFSLVLDQDVSPEIALTYPELYKDLAKGRSLSYKTFFIWVLVSIYQGGVIMYGALLLFEDEFIHIVAISFTSLILTELIMVALNIRTWHCLMILAEFFSLALYGLSLIILHDYFDAEFIKTWDFLWKVTVITLISCLPLYILKFLRKKFSPPSYTKLS; encoded by the exons ATGGAATATCCCCTTCAAGACTTTGATATAGAGGAAGAAACCGATTTTCTTCTGGGTAATACAAGTCATGGGAATTATGACATGGATGTCCACACAGCAAAGAATAATCGCAATCCAGTAAGAAAAAGGACATTAGGTAGTGTTCTATGCAG ttgcTGGTGCAACCTCTTTCGAAGATGTTGTGGCCCCAAGGAACTAAAATCACGAACCATCAATTTGGGGAAAGTTACTACTGGGCAGTTCCCCGCAAATGCCATAAGAAACCAGAAATACAATATTATAACTTTCTTGCCCATGGTTCTCTTTcaacagtttaaattttttttaaacttatattttttgattatgGCAACCAGTCAATTTGTTCCTGACATCCGTATTGGATATTTGTATACCTATTGGGGCCCTTTG tgttttgttCTCTTTATCACAATATGTCGAGAAGCCATTGATGACCTCAGAAGACATAAAAGAGATCAAGAggttaataatcaaaaatgtaaaaggtTATTAAAAGATAGGAACAAACCTTTTGAAATTGTTGCTGCGCATaaattaaag GTTGGTGATGTAATAATCGTGGACAAAGATGAAAGAGTACCTGCCGATTTAGTGTTATTACGTACATCCGAGAGCAGTGGAACTGTTTTCGTACGAACCGATCAGCTTGATGGTGAAACCGACTGGAAATTGAGACTTGCAGTTCCAGCAACTCAGAAACTTGCCAGTGACCATCAACTGTATGAAATAGATGCCACAATTTATGTGGAAAAACCTCAAAGAGATATTCACTCTTTTATTGGCACATTTCGAAGG TCTGATTCTCTGAACAATGATGAAGGTTTAGATCTTGAAAATACTTTATGGACTAATTGTGTCATAGCTTCAGGGCAAGCTACTGGAGTTGTTATTTACACAG GTCCAGAAACAAGATCAGTAATGAACAACTCCCAGCCCAGATCTAAAGTTGGACTTCTTGATATTGAGGTCAATACCATAACTAAACTTTTGTTTGTGGCTGTTATGGGTTTGGCTTTTTTGATGATAGTATTGAAAGGTTTTAATGGTCCCTGGTATCGATACCTCTTTCGTTTTGTGCTCTTGTTTTCCTATATTATTCCTATAAG tttgagaGTTAATCTTGACATGGGCAAATCTTACTATTCCTGGTCAATTGGTAAAGACCCGCATATGCGTGGAACAGCCGTTCGTTGTACCACTATTCCAGAAGAGCTGGGAAGAATATCTTATTTGTTATCAGATAAAACAGGGACTTTGACACAAAACTCCATGGTCTTGAAGCGGTTACATCTCGGATCGGGATGTTATGCTGGAGACAGTTTTGAGGAG gttAGTAGCGTGTTGCGTAcagcttatttaaataacgGCGAAAGTCCCCTCAACACTGGAGCTCCTACCAAATTTAGACGATCAGAAACGACTAGAGTAAAGGACGCAGTGCAGGCTCTTGCTCTCTGTCATAATGTGACACCGACTTACGAGAGTGATAACAATGATTCGG GATCAATTACATCCGAAATAGAAGCTGATCAACATCTGCAAGCGACCATTAAGGAAGTGACGTACCAAGCATCCAGTCCTGATGAAGTGGCCCTCGTACACTGGACGCAAGAAGTGGGTCTAACCCTGTTTCGTAGGGACAAAGATTCCATGCAACTTAAGGCACCTGACGGGCGGCTAATGAACTACgctattttgcaaatttttccttttactaGCGAGACAAAGAGAATGGGAATTATTATTAAG GATTTAACTACTGGTGAAATAATGTTCTATTTGAAAGGCGCAGACGTGGTGATGGCCGCTATTGTCCAATATACTGATTGGTTAGATGAGGAAGTGGGCAACATGGCAAGAGATGGGTTAAGAACGTTGGTTGTGGCTAAGAAAGTTCTCACTGAGGAACAATATTTCGACTTTGAG AAACGATATAATGCTGCTAGATTGTCAACAGTTGATAGAGTCAGCCGAGTTGCCCAAGTAGTTGAATCTCTCGAAAGAGAAATGGAGCTTCTGTGCATCACTGGTGTAGAGGACAAGCTGCAGGATAATGTTAG aaCAACTCTTGAAGTATTAAGGAACGCAGGGATTAAAATCTGGATGCTGACAGGAGATAAATTAGAAACTGCAACATGTATTGCGAAAAGTTCTCGTTTAGTTTCAAGAACCCAAA GTTTGCATGTATTTAAAAAGGTTGTGACTAGAACAGATGCCCATTTGGAGTTAAACgctttcagaaaaaaacaggATTGTGCTTTGGTAATAAGTGGTGAGAGCCTAGAGGTCTGTCTGTCTTATTATCAGCAGGAATTCATGGAATTAGCTACTGCGTCCCCTGCCGTTGTTTGTTGCAGATGTTCGCCGACGCAGAAAGCACAAGTG GTTCAGTTAATACAACAACACACAGGAAAACGTACTGCGGCCGTTGGAGATGGAGGAAATGATGTGAGCATGATCCAACAAGCAGATGCAGGCATTGGTATTGAGGGGCGCGAAGGCAAACAGGCTAGTTTAGCTGGTGATTTTAG TATTCCACAATTTTCACACCTAGCCAGATTACTGTTAGTTCACGGGCGGAGATCCTACAAACGATCAGCGTCCCTGTCACAGTTTGTGATCCATAGAGGCCTAATTATATCGACAATGCAAGCTGTATTTAGTAGCGTGTTTTATTTGAGTTCCGTAGCGCTCTATCAAGGCTTTCTCATGGTTGGCTACGCAACAGTTTATACGATGTTTCCA gtaTTTAGCTTAGTTTTAGATCAGGATGTCAGTCCCGAAATAGCTTTAACATATCCGGAATTGTACAAGGATTTAGCAAAGGGACGAAGTTTGTCTTACAAAACATTCTTCATTTGGGTGCTAGTGTCAATTTATCAAG GTGGAGTCATAATGTACGGAGCTCTTCTGCTATTCGAAGACGAATTTATTCACATAGTCGCAATTAGCTTTACATCACTTATTTTAACGGAACTGATAATGGTAGCCCTAAACATAAGAACATGGCATTGTCTCATGATTCTGGCCGAATTTTTCTCTCTAGCCCTTTACGGCTTGTCTCTCATTATTTTACATGACTATTTTG atGCTGAGTTTATTAAAACCTGGGACTTCCTGTGGAAGGTAACCGTAATAACATTAATATCGTGTTTGCCGCTGTACATCCTTAAATTTCTAAGGAAGAAGTTCTCTCCCCCCAGTTACACTAAACTGTCTTAA
- the LOC136346740 gene encoding probable phospholipid-transporting ATPase IIB isoform X2, which translates to MDGESQITITKTSKEDIPLISKSRNNTSFSCWCNLFRRCCGPKELKSRTINLGKVTTGQFPANAIRNQKYNIITFLPMVLFQQFKFFLNLYFLIMATSQFVPDIRIGYLYTYWGPLCFVLFITICREAIDDLRRHKRDQEVNNQKCKRLLKDRNKPFEIVAAHKLKVGDVIIVDKDERVPADLVLLRTSESSGTVFVRTDQLDGETDWKLRLAVPATQKLASDHQLYEIDATIYVEKPQRDIHSFIGTFRRSDSLNNDEGLDLENTLWTNCVIASGQATGVVIYTGPETRSVMNNSQPRSKVGLLDIEVNTITKLLFVAVMGLAFLMIVLKGFNGPWYRYLFRFVLLFSYIIPISLRVNLDMGKSYYSWSIGKDPHMRGTAVRCTTIPEELGRISYLLSDKTGTLTQNSMVLKRLHLGSGCYAGDSFEEVSSVLRTAYLNNGESPLNTGAPTKFRRSETTRVKDAVQALALCHNVTPTYESDNNDSGSITSEIEADQHLQATIKEVTYQASSPDEVALVHWTQEVGLTLFRRDKDSMQLKAPDGRLMNYAILQIFPFTSETKRMGIIIKDLTTGEIMFYLKGADVVMAAIVQYTDWLDEEVGNMARDGLRTLVVAKKVLTEEQYFDFEKRYNAARLSTVDRVSRVAQVVESLEREMELLCITGVEDKLQDNVRTTLEVLRNAGIKIWMLTGDKLETATCIAKSSRLVSRTQSLHVFKKVVTRTDAHLELNAFRKKQDCALVISGESLEVCLSYYQQEFMELATASPAVVCCRCSPTQKAQVVQLIQQHTGKRTAAVGDGGNDVSMIQQADAGIGIEGREGKQASLAGDFSIPQFSHLARLLLVHGRRSYKRSASLSQFVIHRGLIISTMQAVFSSVFYLSSVALYQGFLMVGYATVYTMFPVFSLVLDQDVSPEIALTYPELYKDLAKGRSLSYKTFFIWVLVSIYQGGVIMYGALLLFEDEFIHIVAISFTSLILTELIMVALNIRTWHCLMILAEFFSLALYGLSLIILHDYFDAEFIKTWDFLWKVTVITLISCLPLYILKFLRKKFSPPSYTKLS; encoded by the exons ATGGATGGAGAATCTCAGATTACCATAACAAAAACATCTAAAGAGGACATTCCCCtcatttcaaaatctcgaaatAATACATCATTCAG ttgcTGGTGCAACCTCTTTCGAAGATGTTGTGGCCCCAAGGAACTAAAATCACGAACCATCAATTTGGGGAAAGTTACTACTGGGCAGTTCCCCGCAAATGCCATAAGAAACCAGAAATACAATATTATAACTTTCTTGCCCATGGTTCTCTTTcaacagtttaaattttttttaaacttatattttttgattatgGCAACCAGTCAATTTGTTCCTGACATCCGTATTGGATATTTGTATACCTATTGGGGCCCTTTG tgttttgttCTCTTTATCACAATATGTCGAGAAGCCATTGATGACCTCAGAAGACATAAAAGAGATCAAGAggttaataatcaaaaatgtaaaaggtTATTAAAAGATAGGAACAAACCTTTTGAAATTGTTGCTGCGCATaaattaaag GTTGGTGATGTAATAATCGTGGACAAAGATGAAAGAGTACCTGCCGATTTAGTGTTATTACGTACATCCGAGAGCAGTGGAACTGTTTTCGTACGAACCGATCAGCTTGATGGTGAAACCGACTGGAAATTGAGACTTGCAGTTCCAGCAACTCAGAAACTTGCCAGTGACCATCAACTGTATGAAATAGATGCCACAATTTATGTGGAAAAACCTCAAAGAGATATTCACTCTTTTATTGGCACATTTCGAAGG TCTGATTCTCTGAACAATGATGAAGGTTTAGATCTTGAAAATACTTTATGGACTAATTGTGTCATAGCTTCAGGGCAAGCTACTGGAGTTGTTATTTACACAG GTCCAGAAACAAGATCAGTAATGAACAACTCCCAGCCCAGATCTAAAGTTGGACTTCTTGATATTGAGGTCAATACCATAACTAAACTTTTGTTTGTGGCTGTTATGGGTTTGGCTTTTTTGATGATAGTATTGAAAGGTTTTAATGGTCCCTGGTATCGATACCTCTTTCGTTTTGTGCTCTTGTTTTCCTATATTATTCCTATAAG tttgagaGTTAATCTTGACATGGGCAAATCTTACTATTCCTGGTCAATTGGTAAAGACCCGCATATGCGTGGAACAGCCGTTCGTTGTACCACTATTCCAGAAGAGCTGGGAAGAATATCTTATTTGTTATCAGATAAAACAGGGACTTTGACACAAAACTCCATGGTCTTGAAGCGGTTACATCTCGGATCGGGATGTTATGCTGGAGACAGTTTTGAGGAG gttAGTAGCGTGTTGCGTAcagcttatttaaataacgGCGAAAGTCCCCTCAACACTGGAGCTCCTACCAAATTTAGACGATCAGAAACGACTAGAGTAAAGGACGCAGTGCAGGCTCTTGCTCTCTGTCATAATGTGACACCGACTTACGAGAGTGATAACAATGATTCGG GATCAATTACATCCGAAATAGAAGCTGATCAACATCTGCAAGCGACCATTAAGGAAGTGACGTACCAAGCATCCAGTCCTGATGAAGTGGCCCTCGTACACTGGACGCAAGAAGTGGGTCTAACCCTGTTTCGTAGGGACAAAGATTCCATGCAACTTAAGGCACCTGACGGGCGGCTAATGAACTACgctattttgcaaatttttccttttactaGCGAGACAAAGAGAATGGGAATTATTATTAAG GATTTAACTACTGGTGAAATAATGTTCTATTTGAAAGGCGCAGACGTGGTGATGGCCGCTATTGTCCAATATACTGATTGGTTAGATGAGGAAGTGGGCAACATGGCAAGAGATGGGTTAAGAACGTTGGTTGTGGCTAAGAAAGTTCTCACTGAGGAACAATATTTCGACTTTGAG AAACGATATAATGCTGCTAGATTGTCAACAGTTGATAGAGTCAGCCGAGTTGCCCAAGTAGTTGAATCTCTCGAAAGAGAAATGGAGCTTCTGTGCATCACTGGTGTAGAGGACAAGCTGCAGGATAATGTTAG aaCAACTCTTGAAGTATTAAGGAACGCAGGGATTAAAATCTGGATGCTGACAGGAGATAAATTAGAAACTGCAACATGTATTGCGAAAAGTTCTCGTTTAGTTTCAAGAACCCAAA GTTTGCATGTATTTAAAAAGGTTGTGACTAGAACAGATGCCCATTTGGAGTTAAACgctttcagaaaaaaacaggATTGTGCTTTGGTAATAAGTGGTGAGAGCCTAGAGGTCTGTCTGTCTTATTATCAGCAGGAATTCATGGAATTAGCTACTGCGTCCCCTGCCGTTGTTTGTTGCAGATGTTCGCCGACGCAGAAAGCACAAGTG GTTCAGTTAATACAACAACACACAGGAAAACGTACTGCGGCCGTTGGAGATGGAGGAAATGATGTGAGCATGATCCAACAAGCAGATGCAGGCATTGGTATTGAGGGGCGCGAAGGCAAACAGGCTAGTTTAGCTGGTGATTTTAG TATTCCACAATTTTCACACCTAGCCAGATTACTGTTAGTTCACGGGCGGAGATCCTACAAACGATCAGCGTCCCTGTCACAGTTTGTGATCCATAGAGGCCTAATTATATCGACAATGCAAGCTGTATTTAGTAGCGTGTTTTATTTGAGTTCCGTAGCGCTCTATCAAGGCTTTCTCATGGTTGGCTACGCAACAGTTTATACGATGTTTCCA gtaTTTAGCTTAGTTTTAGATCAGGATGTCAGTCCCGAAATAGCTTTAACATATCCGGAATTGTACAAGGATTTAGCAAAGGGACGAAGTTTGTCTTACAAAACATTCTTCATTTGGGTGCTAGTGTCAATTTATCAAG GTGGAGTCATAATGTACGGAGCTCTTCTGCTATTCGAAGACGAATTTATTCACATAGTCGCAATTAGCTTTACATCACTTATTTTAACGGAACTGATAATGGTAGCCCTAAACATAAGAACATGGCATTGTCTCATGATTCTGGCCGAATTTTTCTCTCTAGCCCTTTACGGCTTGTCTCTCATTATTTTACATGACTATTTTG atGCTGAGTTTATTAAAACCTGGGACTTCCTGTGGAAGGTAACCGTAATAACATTAATATCGTGTTTGCCGCTGTACATCCTTAAATTTCTAAGGAAGAAGTTCTCTCCCCCCAGTTACACTAAACTGTCTTAA